A window of the Coprobacter fastidiosus genome harbors these coding sequences:
- a CDS encoding dihydrofolate reductase yields MPTISLIAAVAEDMAIGKNKELLCHMPNDLKRFKDLTVNHAVIMGRRTFESLPDGALPNRKNLVLTSIPESFYDNAFACSSIEDALNLCESQDEVFIIGGAMIYKQTIEMADKLYITEIHHKFENADTFFPVIDPNKWKEVFREDHPADEKHSYPYSFVIYEKK; encoded by the coding sequence ATGCCAACAATTTCTTTAATCGCCGCAGTAGCTGAAGATATGGCTATCGGCAAAAATAAAGAGCTTTTGTGTCATATGCCCAACGATCTGAAACGGTTTAAGGACTTGACCGTAAATCATGCCGTTATCATGGGACGCCGTACATTCGAATCCCTTCCTGACGGGGCATTACCTAATCGTAAAAATTTGGTTCTTACTTCTATTCCCGAATCATTTTATGATAATGCCTTTGCTTGTTCTTCTATAGAAGATGCACTGAATCTATGCGAATCGCAAGATGAAGTTTTTATCATCGGAGGAGCCATGATATACAAACAAACTATCGAAATGGCCGACAAATTGTATATTACGGAGATTCATCATAAGTTTGAAAATGCCGATACATTTTTCCCGGTCATAGATCCTAATAAATGGAAAGAGGTTTTTCGGGAAGATCATCCGGCAGACGAAAAACATTCTTATCCTTATTCCTTTGTTATTTACGAAAAGAAATAA
- a CDS encoding protein-disulfide reductase DsbD family protein — MKKLFSLLFLLCVSVISYAQIIEAVHWRFSVKDISGSEKELVFTANMDDGWHLYGMNIPDGGPAATTFSFDEIHGAVLDGGVTSSSRLIKKYDKQFEMELSWYEKQAVFIQKIKLTAPTFSITGNVRAMACNDQSCLPPTTEEFTFTGKGTPAEATKPESLQKENIKSTFEPEQKSGILKADTLMAARVVAVDSATVHTKNSENDLWTPVIDELNAFGENGGTTERSLLIIFFLGFGGGLLALLTPCVWPMIPMTVSFFLKRTKDRKKSIRDAVMYGIAIIVIYVVLGLIITAIFGASALNNLATNAIFNIIFFALLVLFAISFFGAFELTLPASWTTKLDSKADATTGILSISFMAFTLVLVSFSCTGPIIGTLLVQAASMGEIAGPAIGMLGFAVALSIPFSLFAIFPSMLKSMPKSGGWLNSVKVVLGFLELALALKFLSVADLAYGWHILDREVFVTLWIIIFTLLGFYLLGKIKFSHDSDIKYVSVPRLFMAIISFAFAIYMIPGLWGAPLKAISAFTPPLNTQDFNLYKEEVHAKFTDYDEGMAYAKKVNKPVMIDFSGFGCVNCRKMEAAVWTDPAVKAMIDNDYVLITLMVDDKTPLSEPVKIEEYGKMRTLRTVGDRWSYLQRSKFGANAQPFYVLLDTDGYPIAPPYSYNEDISAYLNFLKGGIETFENRIK, encoded by the coding sequence ATGAAGAAATTATTTTCGCTGTTGTTTCTTTTGTGTGTGAGTGTTATAAGTTATGCCCAAATTATCGAGGCGGTACATTGGCGTTTTTCTGTAAAGGATATTTCCGGTTCTGAAAAAGAACTTGTATTTACTGCCAATATGGATGACGGATGGCATCTTTACGGAATGAATATTCCGGATGGAGGACCTGCGGCAACAACATTTTCATTCGATGAGATACATGGTGCGGTCTTAGATGGCGGGGTAACCTCGTCGTCTCGTCTGATAAAAAAATATGATAAACAGTTCGAAATGGAACTCAGTTGGTATGAAAAGCAGGCCGTATTTATTCAGAAAATAAAATTGACAGCACCGACATTTTCTATAACGGGTAATGTGAGGGCAATGGCTTGTAATGACCAGAGTTGTCTTCCTCCGACGACTGAGGAGTTTACTTTTACGGGAAAAGGTACTCCTGCAGAAGCAACGAAGCCGGAGTCTTTACAAAAAGAAAATATAAAATCAACATTTGAACCGGAACAAAAGAGCGGAATTTTGAAAGCCGATACACTTATGGCTGCCCGGGTTGTTGCTGTCGATTCTGCTACTGTTCACACAAAGAATTCGGAAAACGATTTGTGGACTCCGGTAATAGATGAGCTCAATGCTTTTGGCGAGAATGGCGGAACTACCGAAAGATCGCTTCTGATTATTTTCTTTTTGGGATTCGGCGGAGGTTTGCTTGCCTTGCTTACTCCCTGCGTGTGGCCTATGATCCCGATGACTGTAAGTTTTTTCTTGAAACGTACGAAAGATCGTAAAAAATCGATAAGGGATGCTGTTATGTACGGTATTGCCATTATCGTTATTTATGTAGTGTTAGGTTTGATTATTACGGCTATTTTCGGGGCGAGTGCTTTGAATAATTTAGCGACGAATGCAATATTCAATATTATATTCTTTGCATTGTTGGTACTGTTTGCCATATCATTTTTCGGAGCGTTCGAATTAACATTGCCGGCTTCATGGACTACAAAGCTGGATAGTAAAGCCGATGCAACTACCGGTATTTTGAGTATCTCTTTTATGGCATTTACTTTGGTTTTGGTATCTTTCTCTTGTACCGGTCCTATTATCGGTACGCTTTTGGTTCAGGCGGCATCGATGGGTGAAATTGCCGGACCTGCGATCGGAATGTTGGGATTTGCAGTAGCATTATCTATTCCCTTCTCTTTGTTTGCCATATTCCCTTCTATGCTCAAGTCGATGCCTAAATCGGGGGGGTGGTTGAATTCTGTAAAAGTGGTATTAGGCTTCTTAGAACTGGCTTTGGCTTTAAAATTCTTGTCTGTTGCCGATTTGGCTTATGGCTGGCATATCCTTGACAGAGAGGTATTCGTGACTTTATGGATTATTATTTTTACTTTATTGGGATTTTATTTACTCGGTAAAATTAAATTTTCTCATGACAGTGATATAAAATATGTCTCTGTACCACGCCTTTTTATGGCAATTATTTCTTTCGCATTTGCTATTTATATGATTCCCGGCTTATGGGGAGCGCCTTTGAAAGCGATCAGCGCATTTACTCCTCCGTTGAATACACAAGACTTTAATCTTTATAAGGAAGAAGTACATGCCAAATTTACGGATTATGATGAGGGTATGGCGTATGCCAAGAAAGTTAATAAACCGGTTATGATCGATTTTTCCGGATTCGGTTGTGTGAATTGCCGGAAAATGGAGGCTGCTGTATGGACTGATCCGGCCGTAAAAGCGATGATCGATAATGATTATGTGTTGATTACTTTAATGGTAGATGACAAGACTCCGTTATCTGAACCGGTAAAAATAGAAGAGTATGGAAAGATGCGTACGCTTCGTACGGTAGGGGATCGTTGGAGTTATTTGCAACGGTCGAAATTCGGTGCTAATGCACAACCGTTTTATGTTTTATTGGATACCGATGGTTATCCTATAGCTCCTCCGTATTCTTATAATGAGGATATTTCCGCTTATTTGAATTTCTTAAAAGGAGGAATCGAAACTTTCGAGAATAGAATCAAGTAA
- a CDS encoding thymidylate synthase, whose amino-acid sequence MKQYLDLLQRVLQEGTHKEDRTGTGTISVFGHQMRFNMEDGFPLLTTKKLHLKSIIYELLWFLKGDTNVKYLQDNGVRIWNEWADENGDLGHIYGYQWRSWPDYNGGHIDQITEAVETIKHNPDSRRIIVSAWNVADLPQMNLPPCHAFFQFYVANGRLSLQLYQRSADIFLGVPFNIASYALLLKMMAQVTGLKAGDFVHTLGDAHIYSNHIEQVKLQLTRVPRPLPQIEINSNVKDIFGFKYEDFTLTGYDPHPHIKGEVAV is encoded by the coding sequence ATGAAGCAATATTTAGATCTTTTACAACGTGTATTGCAGGAAGGAACTCATAAGGAAGACCGTACCGGGACAGGTACGATTAGTGTATTCGGACACCAAATGCGATTCAATATGGAAGATGGTTTTCCGCTATTGACAACAAAAAAACTGCATTTGAAATCGATTATATACGAACTTCTATGGTTTCTTAAAGGTGATACAAATGTCAAATATCTTCAAGATAATGGAGTAAGGATATGGAATGAATGGGCCGATGAAAACGGTGATTTGGGACATATATACGGTTATCAATGGCGGTCATGGCCTGATTATAACGGTGGCCATATAGATCAGATAACCGAAGCTGTGGAAACAATCAAACACAATCCCGATTCTCGCAGGATAATCGTAAGTGCATGGAATGTCGCAGATCTTCCTCAGATGAATTTACCTCCATGTCATGCGTTTTTCCAATTTTATGTAGCAAACGGACGCTTAAGTCTGCAACTCTACCAACGTAGTGCCGACATATTTTTAGGTGTTCCGTTCAACATTGCATCATACGCTTTGTTATTAAAAATGATGGCACAAGTTACCGGATTAAAAGCCGGAGATTTTGTTCATACATTGGGAGATGCCCATATCTATAGTAATCATATCGAACAGGTAAAATTACAATTGACCCGGGTACCTCGTCCATTACCTCAAATAGAAATAAATTCGAATGTAAAGGATATATTCGGATTCAAATATGAAGATTTTACACTTACCGGATACGATCCGCATCCTCATATAAAAGGAGAGGTTGCGGTATAA
- a CDS encoding AAA family ATPase — protein sequence MKILAIRGKNLASLAGEFTIDFTTEPLCSAGIFAITGATGSGKSTLLDALCLALFDKTPRTEGSSDSISVSDTEGQSIGQKDPRSILRRGTTHGYAEVDFKALNGLCYRSSWSVARARDKITGKLKNAEIRVFRLDNQEEIQGTKTEILSRIQELLGMNFEQFTRSVLLAQNDFSTFLKAKQNEKAELLEKLTGTDIYSRISKTIYMRAKDAEEKWQSMYNRTKDIELLPEETVKQYLTEQNSIIESLSLLQKQQKSIEEKLNWIKNRETLFFEKEKAQNDLTKIRQELLEAQPRFNYLQRIDCIQPIKEYYLKLKTAEEQHIKAKVLYQTLQKQRNEISEKYKTAEDVYRQNESQLKKIEDTYILIEPQLRRARELDIRIENGKKQTDTLKFDIDKITKELDAEQQIYETLHKDISTTETQIKEIKKWFTEHEHFKDIIPHISLILNLIHETEIARNQKLSNEKTLISLNKTLEAQEKKLTQVRTERENLEKHLPKEIILWRSQLTEGTPCPVCGSIHHPIKQNTDTSEESLQSEKLEELKENADKMISSLSEEIGQISISIERYRTLIQNYETSYKNAHENIAGYFETFPDWEKLLQEETLGKLLKETASFWQIKQESLSRLSEKQNTSNEKLSAKTDLIKRLAETRKEREQQQLSESSRLSQLLEERKSLFEGRLANDIQTNYEKRKQEVSKQLEDSRKTLNDIAGQQEHLNGISAANELELNRLLQEIETEKQNIKVWISDFNRTSAFRLSSEDLPELLSRSPEWITREREQLADLSRRESICKATLIERENKLKTHESNNPGVISTNHDESLIKQIEEINNNIKSYQQRNTEISVLLQSHQRNSEKVKQFTNELDRLSLISEKWNKLNELLGSQSGDKFKKIAQGYTLDILLSYANKHLQELSRRYVLQRIPDTLGLQISDLDMGGEIRSVHSLSGGESFLISLALALGLSSVSSNRMQVESLFIDEGFGSLDIDTLRIAMDALERLQTGGRKIGVISHVQEMTERIAVQIQVEKINNGKSKISITG from the coding sequence ATGAAAATATTAGCCATACGAGGAAAAAACCTCGCCTCGTTAGCCGGGGAATTTACAATAGATTTTACAACCGAACCATTATGTTCAGCCGGAATATTCGCAATTACCGGAGCTACGGGCTCCGGCAAATCGACTTTACTCGATGCATTATGTCTGGCTCTATTCGATAAAACTCCCCGCACCGAAGGCAGTTCGGACAGTATATCGGTTTCTGATACCGAAGGACAAAGTATCGGACAAAAAGATCCTCGTAGTATTTTGCGCAGAGGTACGACACATGGATATGCAGAGGTAGATTTCAAGGCATTAAACGGTCTCTGTTACCGTAGTTCTTGGTCGGTGGCACGCGCTAGAGATAAAATAACCGGGAAATTAAAAAATGCCGAAATACGGGTATTCAGACTCGATAATCAAGAAGAAATACAAGGTACAAAAACCGAGATTCTGTCTCGTATTCAAGAACTGCTCGGCATGAATTTCGAACAATTTACTCGATCGGTACTATTAGCTCAAAATGATTTTTCTACCTTTTTAAAAGCTAAGCAAAACGAAAAAGCGGAATTGCTGGAAAAACTTACCGGAACTGATATCTATTCCCGTATATCGAAAACAATATACATGCGTGCAAAAGATGCTGAAGAAAAATGGCAATCTATGTACAACCGCACCAAAGATATCGAACTGCTGCCGGAAGAAACCGTAAAACAATATTTAACAGAGCAAAACTCGATCATCGAATCTCTTTCTCTTTTGCAAAAACAGCAAAAAAGTATCGAAGAGAAATTGAATTGGATTAAAAACCGAGAAACACTTTTCTTTGAAAAGGAAAAAGCACAAAACGATCTGACAAAAATACGACAAGAACTTCTTGAAGCTCAGCCCCGCTTCAACTATCTGCAACGTATCGACTGCATACAACCGATAAAAGAATACTATCTGAAACTAAAAACAGCAGAAGAACAACATATTAAAGCCAAAGTTCTCTATCAAACGCTACAAAAACAACGAAACGAAATTTCAGAAAAATATAAAACAGCAGAAGATGTTTATAGGCAAAACGAATCTCAACTGAAAAAGATAGAAGATACCTATATTCTTATAGAACCTCAATTAAGAAGGGCTCGTGAACTGGATATACGAATCGAGAACGGGAAAAAACAGACCGACACTCTAAAGTTTGATATAGACAAGATTACAAAAGAATTGGACGCAGAACAACAAATATATGAAACTCTGCACAAGGATATATCTACAACCGAGACTCAAATAAAAGAGATTAAGAAATGGTTTACCGAACACGAGCACTTTAAAGATATAATCCCTCACATAAGCTTGATTTTGAATTTAATCCACGAAACGGAGATCGCCCGCAACCAGAAATTATCAAATGAAAAGACACTTATATCATTAAATAAAACTCTCGAAGCGCAAGAGAAAAAATTAACGCAAGTAAGAACAGAACGCGAAAATCTGGAAAAACATCTTCCCAAAGAAATCATTTTATGGCGTTCCCAACTTACCGAAGGCACTCCGTGCCCGGTATGCGGGAGCATACACCATCCGATAAAACAAAATACCGACACTTCGGAAGAGTCTTTACAATCGGAAAAATTGGAAGAACTCAAAGAAAATGCCGATAAAATGATCTCTTCTCTTTCGGAAGAAATCGGACAAATCTCGATTTCTATCGAGCGATACCGCACTTTAATACAGAACTACGAAACATCGTATAAAAATGCGCATGAAAATATTGCCGGATATTTCGAGACTTTTCCTGATTGGGAAAAGTTATTACAAGAAGAAACACTGGGAAAACTATTAAAAGAAACTGCGTCTTTTTGGCAAATAAAACAAGAATCTCTTTCTCGTTTATCAGAAAAACAAAATACATCGAACGAAAAGCTCTCTGCAAAAACCGATCTTATCAAACGATTGGCAGAGACCCGAAAAGAGAGGGAGCAACAACAACTCTCAGAATCTTCCCGATTGTCTCAACTGCTCGAAGAAAGAAAAAGTTTATTCGAAGGACGGCTGGCAAACGATATACAAACAAATTATGAGAAACGAAAACAAGAAGTTTCAAAACAACTCGAAGATTCTCGAAAAACATTAAACGATATTGCCGGACAACAAGAGCATCTAAACGGTATATCCGCAGCAAACGAACTCGAACTTAACCGACTTTTACAAGAAATCGAAACGGAAAAGCAAAACATAAAGGTATGGATTTCCGATTTTAATCGTACCTCGGCCTTCCGTCTCTCGTCAGAAGATTTGCCGGAACTCTTATCCCGGTCTCCGGAATGGATTACCCGTGAACGAGAACAATTAGCAGACCTTTCTCGTCGGGAAAGCATCTGTAAAGCAACACTTATCGAAAGAGAAAACAAACTTAAAACTCACGAATCGAATAATCCGGGAGTTATAAGCACAAATCATGATGAATCTTTGATAAAACAAATTGAAGAGATTAATAACAATATAAAATCATATCAACAAAGAAATACCGAGATTTCCGTATTATTACAATCCCACCAACGAAATTCAGAAAAAGTAAAACAGTTTACAAATGAACTCGATCGGTTAAGTCTTATTTCGGAAAAGTGGAATAAACTAAATGAATTATTAGGTTCTCAAAGCGGTGATAAATTCAAAAAAATCGCACAGGGATATACCCTCGACATATTGTTATCTTATGCAAACAAACATCTGCAAGAGTTATCAAGACGGTATGTACTACAACGCATTCCGGACACACTCGGGCTTCAAATCTCCGACCTCGATATGGGAGGAGAAATAAGATCGGTACACTCTCTATCAGGAGGAGAATCTTTTCTCATATCTTTGGCCCTTGCCTTAGGCTTGTCTTCCGTATCCTCGAACCGCATGCAAGTCGAATCCTTGTTCATCGACGAAGGATTCGGTTCTCTCGACATAGATACCCTGCGTATTGCAATGGATGCTCTTGAACGGTTACAAACAGGAGGAAGAAAAATCGGCGTCATATCACATGTACAAGAAATGACCGAACGCATTGCTGTGCAAATACAAGTAGAAAAAATAAACAACGGAAAAAGCAAGATATCGATAACAGGATAA
- a CDS encoding GlsB/YeaQ/YmgE family stress response membrane protein produces MSFLWYILIGILAGWVAGKIMRGGGFGLVVNLVVGIIGGLLGGWLFGLFGLIPVGSIGSFITSVIGAIVLLWLVSFMQPKQKQ; encoded by the coding sequence ATGAGTTTTTTATGGTACATATTGATCGGTATTCTCGCAGGATGGGTCGCTGGAAAAATTATGAGAGGCGGAGGTTTCGGATTGGTTGTTAATTTGGTAGTCGGCATTATCGGCGGTTTGCTCGGAGGCTGGTTGTTCGGGCTTTTCGGTCTTATTCCCGTCGGCTCGATCGGTAGTTTTATCACATCCGTAATCGGAGCTATTGTTCTGTTATGGCTGGTTTCATTCATGCAACCCAAACAGAAACAATAA
- a CDS encoding PepSY-like domain-containing protein, translating to MKLKSIGIVTILLFSVMGIFFSCDDDDKKIVYNNLPVESRHFIENYFSGVDVASVEKEDGEPHYKVELANGFVLRFYRNGGWQEVDGNGVEIPGPVLYDLLPGAILTYVAQEYPDASIVEISQHSYGYEVNLETQPEVKLKFNRDGGIITEIVD from the coding sequence ATGAAATTGAAATCTATTGGGATAGTTACAATATTATTATTTTCGGTCATGGGAATATTTTTCTCGTGTGATGATGACGATAAAAAAATCGTTTATAATAATTTGCCAGTCGAGAGCCGACATTTTATAGAGAATTATTTCTCCGGGGTAGATGTGGCTTCTGTTGAGAAAGAGGACGGAGAGCCTCATTATAAAGTGGAGCTTGCAAACGGTTTTGTATTGCGATTTTACAGGAATGGCGGATGGCAAGAAGTAGATGGAAATGGCGTTGAAATTCCAGGACCTGTCTTGTATGATCTGTTACCGGGAGCTATTTTGACGTATGTCGCCCAAGAATATCCGGATGCTTCTATTGTTGAGATCAGCCAGCATAGTTATGGCTATGAGGTAAATCTTGAAACCCAACCGGAGGTGAAATTGAAATTTAATCGTGATGGAGGAATTATCACAGAAATTGTAGACTGA
- a CDS encoding exonuclease SbcCD subunit D encodes MKLIHTADWHIGQSFYGYNRDNEHQMFFEWLCAVIKREKADALLIAGDVFDSPNPPASAQRLFYHFLRKATEENPQLQIIIISGNHDSAARLEAPMPLLESMNITIKGVIKRNEDGIDYSDLLVPIYDKEGNILIWCMAVPYIRQGDYPPSDSYAEGIKNLYNAIYNEALKHAEHDQMIIAMGHLQATGSEISEDDQSERTVIGGLECISPEAFAPDISYTALGHLHKGQRVSKRENVRYAGSPLPMSFAEKNYKHGIEVIELEKNKVINIHREIFDAPIPLQSIPETAEPIDKVLQAIDSIDPSSKNYIEVLVSVDGPEPSLNYKIEQALENKQVRLTRILRKSAVVSGSSEQRIINYDEFKKISPIEMAKEAFLKKYGSEMPTDIESLLKEAIEQTEI; translated from the coding sequence ATGAAACTTATTCATACGGCAGACTGGCATATCGGACAATCATTTTACGGGTATAACCGAGACAACGAACATCAAATGTTTTTTGAATGGCTGTGTGCTGTAATAAAAAGGGAAAAAGCCGATGCCCTGCTCATTGCCGGAGATGTTTTCGATTCTCCTAATCCTCCGGCCTCGGCACAACGTTTATTTTACCATTTTCTGAGAAAGGCCACTGAAGAAAATCCGCAACTGCAAATCATAATCATATCGGGAAACCACGACTCGGCTGCCCGCTTGGAAGCTCCCATGCCTTTGTTGGAATCGATGAACATCACGATCAAAGGTGTTATAAAAAGAAATGAAGACGGAATCGACTACTCAGATTTGTTAGTTCCCATTTATGATAAAGAGGGAAATATCCTCATTTGGTGTATGGCTGTCCCCTACATAAGACAAGGAGATTATCCTCCTTCAGACAGTTACGCAGAAGGTATAAAAAATCTGTATAACGCCATATATAACGAGGCTTTGAAGCATGCAGAACACGACCAAATGATTATCGCTATGGGACATTTGCAGGCCACAGGATCTGAGATTTCAGAAGACGACCAGAGCGAACGTACCGTAATCGGCGGTTTGGAGTGCATTTCTCCCGAAGCCTTTGCTCCCGACATTTCTTACACGGCTCTCGGCCATTTGCACAAAGGACAGCGTGTCTCGAAACGAGAAAATGTCCGTTATGCCGGAAGTCCTTTGCCGATGTCTTTCGCTGAAAAAAATTATAAGCACGGTATCGAAGTCATCGAATTAGAGAAAAACAAAGTTATAAATATACACCGAGAAATCTTCGATGCACCGATTCCTCTGCAATCAATACCCGAAACAGCCGAACCGATAGATAAAGTTTTACAGGCAATAGATAGTATAGACCCGTCTTCAAAAAATTATATAGAGGTGCTTGTATCGGTCGATGGTCCTGAACCGTCTCTTAATTATAAAATAGAACAAGCACTGGAGAATAAACAAGTACGTCTTACTCGTATTTTGCGAAAATCGGCGGTTGTTTCCGGATCAAGCGAGCAACGGATAATAAATTATGACGAGTTTAAGAAAATCAGTCCTATAGAGATGGCAAAGGAGGCTTTTTTGAAGAAATACGGATCAGAAATGCCCACAGATATAGAAAGCTTGTTAAAAGAAGCAATCGAACAAACGGAGATTTGA
- a CDS encoding alpha/beta hydrolase — translation MNTLGAQKNDKTFIVSDKVEVENVRYKNRFGITIAADMYVPKDFDKSEKYPAIVIGTPYGGVKEQGAGIYAMELAERGFITLAFDESYNGESSGEPRHISSPDIFVEDFSAAVDFIGTRSFVDRNRIGAIGLCGGGGFAVTAAQVDKRIKAVATASMYDISRADHYGWKDSMTKVEYDQMLERLSEQRWKDFEAGEPEYNPSFPVEVATEIPAGLDSIGAEFWEYYALKRGHHPRARGGFSETSHLSFINFPLMNYIETISPRPLLFIIGENAHSRYFSEDAYERAVEPKELYIVPGARHIDLYDRADMIPFDKLETFFKENLK, via the coding sequence ATGAATACGCTTGGTGCTCAAAAAAATGATAAGACTTTTATCGTCAGTGATAAGGTAGAAGTTGAGAATGTCCGATATAAAAATCGTTTCGGAATTACGATTGCTGCAGATATGTATGTGCCGAAAGACTTTGACAAGTCTGAAAAATATCCGGCAATTGTCATAGGAACGCCTTATGGTGGGGTGAAGGAACAAGGTGCAGGTATTTATGCTATGGAACTTGCCGAACGAGGGTTTATAACTTTGGCTTTTGATGAGTCTTATAATGGAGAAAGCAGCGGTGAACCTCGCCATATTTCTTCTCCGGACATTTTTGTCGAGGATTTTAGTGCTGCGGTCGATTTTATCGGTACACGATCGTTTGTTGACCGAAATCGTATCGGCGCGATCGGGCTTTGCGGGGGTGGAGGCTTTGCTGTTACGGCGGCCCAGGTAGATAAACGTATTAAAGCCGTTGCTACGGCAAGTATGTACGATATTAGTCGTGCAGATCATTACGGATGGAAAGATTCTATGACGAAGGTTGAATATGATCAGATGCTCGAACGTCTCAGTGAGCAGCGTTGGAAAGATTTTGAGGCCGGAGAACCTGAGTATAATCCGTCATTTCCGGTCGAGGTCGCAACAGAGATACCTGCAGGACTCGATTCGATAGGCGCTGAGTTTTGGGAATACTATGCTCTTAAACGAGGGCATCATCCTCGTGCCCGGGGAGGTTTTTCCGAAACGAGTCATTTATCGTTTATTAATTTCCCTCTGATGAACTATATCGAGACTATCTCTCCTCGTCCTTTACTTTTTATTATAGGAGAGAATGCACATTCGCGTTATTTCAGTGAAGATGCTTATGAGCGGGCAGTTGAACCGAAAGAGCTTTATATCGTACCGGGAGCGCGCCATATCGACCTCTATGATCGTGCCGATATGATTCCTTTTGACAAATTAGAGACATTTTTTAAAGAAAATCTGAAGTGA